Within Coffea arabica cultivar ET-39 chromosome 4e, Coffea Arabica ET-39 HiFi, whole genome shotgun sequence, the genomic segment AACCATAACTACCAAAACTACCACCATTTTACAAGTTCCAGACAATCCCAAAACCTTAATTCTTGAAAAATGCAAGACTACTAGGGATCTCAACCAAGTCCATGCCCACCTGATCAAGACCCGCCTCCTTCACAACCCAAATGTAGCCAATCCCCTTCTAGAATCAGCCGCACTTCTCCTCCCAAATCCCTCTATCAACTATGCGCTTAACATCTTTAATGATCTCGAAAAACCCGACTCAGCGGCCTACAATGCCATGATCAGGGGCTTGACGTTGAAACAATCTTCTAATGAGGCCATCCTTTTTTTCAGGCAAATGATCGAACACTTAGTGAAACCTGATAAATTTAGTTTCTCTAGTGTCTTGAAGGCCTGTTCCAGGCTTAAAGCTTTGATGGAAGGTCAACAGATTCATGCCCAGATTTTCAAATGTCAGTGGAGTTGCAAGCATGAAGAGCTTGTCAACAATGCGTTGGTTTATATGTATGCCAGTTGCGGTGAGATGGTGCTTGCGCGTCGGGTGTTTGATGGTATGAGTGAGAGAAGCACGATCACGTGGAATTCGATGTTTTCTGGGTATGTTAAAAGTGGATTCTGGGAAGAAGTTACACGGTTGTTTAGGGAAATGTTGGATATGGAAGTTCAGTTTGATGGGGTTACACTGATTAGCGTTTTGACTGCCTGCAGGAAGTTGGGGGACTTGGAATTGGGACAGTGGATAGATGACTATGTAGAAGTAAATGGACTAATGGGAAATGCTAATTTAGTTACCTCACTTTTTGACATGTACGCAAAGTGCGGTTGTGTGGATGCAGCCAGGAGATTATTTGATAGGATGCCTCGAAAGGATGTTGTCGCATGGAGTGCCATGATTGCTGGCTATAGCCAGGCAAATCGAGGCAAGGATGCACTTTCTCTGTTCCATGAGATGCAAAAGGCCAATGTGGAACCAAATGAGGTTACTATGGTTACTGTGCTTTCGTCCTGTGCTCTTCTTGGAGCTTTAGAAACTGGAAAATGGGTACATTCCTATATTAAGAAAAAGAAGTGGAAGCTCACTGTCACTCTTGGGACTGCATTAGTGGATTTCTATGCCAAGTGTGGTTGTGTTGATAGTGCAGTTGAAGTGTTCCAAGAGATGCCTTCAACAAATGTATTGTCATGGACAGCGCTAATTCAAGGTCTTGCTAGTAATGGACAAGGGATAAGGGCTCTGGAGTACTACAGTTTGATGCAGCAACAGAACATTGCACCAAATGATGTCACATTCATTGGTGTTCTGTGTGCCTGTAGTCATGCAGGCTTAGTTGATCAGGGTTGGGCTTTCTTTACAAGTATGACTAGAGATTTTGGCTTTGAACCGAGGATTGAACACTGTGGTTGCATGGTTGATATTCTTGGTCGGGCAGGAAGGATTGAAGAAGCCTACAACTTTATCAAAAGCATGACTACCAAGCCCAATGCTGTAGTATGGAGGACATTGTTGGCTTCATGTAGATTTCATAAGAATGTTGAAATTGCTGAGGAATCACTGAAGCAAGTTGTGAGATTGGAGCCTGCGCATGCTGGTGATTACATACTTCTTTCCAATGTCTATGCTTCAGTTGGTAGATTGGAAGATGCTTTAAGGGTAAGGAGTCAGATGAAAGAAATTGGAGTAAAGAAAAGTCCTGGATGTAGCTTGATTGAACTAGATGGGGTCATTCACGAGTTTTTGGCTGAAGACAGTTTACATCCTGATTTAGAGGATATTTACACGGCAATAGATCACATCATGAAGCGGATAAAATTGGCAGGGTATGTTCCAAACACGGCTGAGGGGAGGTTAGATGCAGAGGAAGATGGTAAGGAAGCTTCCATATCTCACCATAGCGAAAAGCTGGCCATTGCTTTTGGCCTTCTTAAAACTACTCCTGGGGCTACGATTAGAATATCCAAGAATCTTAGGATATGTACAGATTGTCATAATGCAGCAAAATTGATATCAACAGTTTTCGATAGAGTACTTGTCATTAGGGACAGGAACCGTTTCCACCATTTTGCAGGGGGGACATGTTCCTGCAATGATTTTTGGTAGGATATTTAACAAACAGGGACTCAAATCGATCCTTTTATGGAGAGATTAAGCCAGTAGATTTAGTACAGTGACAACTTTCTTcttaacttttttttccttccctccTCTTGTTTGTGCATTGTGGAAAACTGTGCAGAAAAGCAGAACAGCACAAGAAAAAGTGATTCTGAAACTTGAATTGCAAAGCAAAATAGAGTATCTTTCTGAAAACTTTGCACGAGTTTGTGCTTCTAAGCTTTCTGAGAATTTCATCTTCTAAAGATTTATGAGTTAGAGCTCCTGAAGATTTACATGGACACTCGACCTTTGTGATGAGAATGGAAGTCCATTTACTTCCATGTATGAATTTACATGTACCATCGATTAAATTCAGGTAGTATAACTGACTAGGTTCAGGTAGAGcatgaattctttttttttttcctttcttcaattGTGAGACCAGAGGCAGTTGATTGATTAGCGTCAGGCATCGTTTGAATCTTTTGTTTATTGCTTCAATTCTGAGGCCAGCagtttttttttgcatttatcAATTTGCTGGTCATAACTGAAAGTTGCATTCACGTGGTTTGCTTGTTCTGGTGTTGATGCCTTTCATTTAGAATTAAGGGctgtaaatttttttaatataagtaAGCGAGCTTAGTGGTTTGTGGTTAGTTATGATTGTGATAGATGTTGATGAAAgcttagttttggtggttttgtGAAGTGATTTTCTTGTTCTGCTCTTCATGTTTTCCTGTTTATAATTAAGGGCTATATTTAGCACAAGTAATTGAGGTTACTCGTTTCTGTTCAGTTGTGATTGTGATAAATATTCATGAAACCTTAGGCCTGGTGCTTTTGTAAGGTGAACTCCTTACTCTACTTCTGCATTGATCTTATTTTGTCTGCTGCACTGCTGTTTTCTTGCCACATGTAGATTGCCTCTGGCTGTTAAATCTGTTCATTTGAAACGAGATTCTGTGTGCGAGGTTCAGTATAGACTATTGGTGTTAAATTTGTTGATCTGTCATTAGAAAAGCAATTGGATTTATTTGTCTGAATCAGAGGGCAAGCTTCCgttcaaatctgatttgcagAGGTAGTAGTGGATGTACATGGGTTATAGTTAAAACGCCTGATTGCTCCTTTTTCCTGGAGTCTGCTTGAGTTGTGACATAAAAGCTACCTTCCATAATCCTGGGGGAAAAGAAACATGCGAAAGGATGTTTGTTGCATCCATCAAGATCAATGTGTAGGTTTTGTTTCCAATAAAACAATTTTCCATCCCAGTGCCTTGAACGAGTAAGCCACTCCTTCTGGAAGTCATTGTTCAGTGCTTGTATTCATCTTGTAGTTTCTCTGAGATTGGGATAGCCCATTAATCTTGTACTAGATTGTACAAAACCTCTTTAACCATTTTATCAGAGCCTGGCAAAGGACTGTAACTTATGACTATCTTAGCAATGCGTGCTTCAACTTGCTTTTCATTTCCTTAGGACTGAGTTCATGTGATACAAATGGTTTATGTTTCAGATTATATTAGCTGGAAACATTCATCCTTATTCATTACTAATTGAGCTGCATAATTGATTGATACAAATTGTTGTTAATGTCTCAATTTGTTATTAAGGTGATAAGGTAAAATATGCTACACATTgcatgtttgaaaaattactaAAAGAAACAACACCCATCAGGATAATAATTTCGACTATAATTTACTAAAGGCATATTTTTTTACTATACTACAAATAATTCTcaatttattgattttttttattatgtaGAAAAGTGATTGATGAGTGTTCTTTTCAAATTATTGGCACCGCCAATGTATTTATTCACAATAGCTTTCAGAAGGCTTTTTACTTGTTTACAGTTATTTCATTCTTGCCTGTATACAGATAGCATGAGCATATttttaagtgtttaatatcCACCATATTTCTTGAGCCATTCATTGACTATGTGCAAAAAAAGATCTTGAGCCATTCATTGACCATGTGGACAAATTACAAACCAAATGAGTGAATGAATAAGCAGGTATCCAAATCGCCTAAAATCAAATGTCCCACGGTTACTAACACCTAtcatgtatcaagtatttaagCATTTTACACTAAATTACTTCCCTTCATTGATCCTTGATTAACACAGATATTCCCTGCGcgctatttaaaaaaaaaaacaaaaagaatagtGTGATAAAGTGCACAATAAACTTGAATAATTACAAGTTACAGATAAACATCCAGAACAGAAGCACTTCATAGTAGTTcataatatgtatatatataaactaATTAGCAGCAACAAGCAGGTTTTACAGAGCCACAGAAAACCAAATAAAAGGACCAATATTCAAACAACTAAGTTCAAAACAACACCAAAGGAGACGCTACGACAATATTTATTTATCCATAACATGCCTCGTCCTCAAGCTGACTAGAATCACTTCTCTCCAGCAATAAGGTCCATGACTACACGCTTGATGCTTCCATTGTTCTTCTGCAGCAATTTTTGGTTTGTTGCTTTATCACAGAAACCCTGCATGCACAGTTTGTATATATCACAAACCAATAAGCTGACGTTCAAAGCATGTCTTGACCTAAAACAGTGCAtactcaaaaaattaaaatgaaataaaaaagatatatgaactattaaaatagaaaataaaaatatatattaaaggaaaccccccccccccccccccccccgcccaaacactaaaaaaaacacacacactcaGACAGAGGGAACATTAAATATCCGAACCATTATCCTTCCCAAGTGGAAATTACCATCTCACGGAGCTCCTCAAGGATAGGATCCCAACCTGACACGCCACAAAGATCATCAACTGATTTCTCCAAGTTATACCCATTGAGCCTCAGGATCTCCTTGTTCAAGTCAACTTGTTTAAAACCCATGTCTTCAAGTTCTTTAAGGAGGGCCTCCTCCACATCAGACCGTTTGACATATTTAATGAAGCTCTCATCTGCCTTGGCGGCATTTTCTTTGACATCTTGAGCAGAAGTCTCCCCAATAATAGCTGGTAAAGGAGTGAGATCAGGTGGTGCAACCTCAGACAGATCAACGATGGGATAGGAACCTAAAGAGGCAGGGACTGCTGAAACAGGGGATGATGCAGCACCACCAACCAGCAAGGAGTCATTTATGGGAAAGTTCACCTCCTGTTCTTTCTCTGGTGAGGCATCAACAACTGGTTCCACCAGGTGCATGCCTCCACTAGAATTATTGACCTGAGGCAGGCTGTCCACCACCAAAGGCTCGGGATTAACATTAATAATTTCAGGGCCTGATATACCACTGTTAATAGGTGGCAAATTCAGATTAAAGCCTCGAAAACCTTCCTGCTGCAGCTCCTTCGAAGAAGCATTGACCTGTTGTACCATTATGGATCACACTTAAACAGAATTAACAATAACACTATAAAAGAAAAGAGTTATAATAAAGATGTTAACTGACATGGATAAGAACCCAAACACGCTGGCCAAACTTCTGACCAGATGGAGAAGCCATCCTCCAGTATGAAATGTACCGACCCGGACGATCAGGAGCAACAAAATCAACTGCAATGTCAAGTTCCTGTTCAACGGGTAAACCAGCAGAAGCAATCTGGTAGAGTATGCAGACAAGCAATACACCAAATGAGGTCCTCAAAACAGACATCAAATAACGCTAACAATGCAAATCAACAGGAGTATTGAACTGAAGGagaaaaaatcaaatcattTCCAACCTCTGTGTCAACAGAAAATATATCACTCAGCCTATCTCCTCCAATCCAAACCAGCTGTGTTCCTTGAGGCCACACCACAGAACCATTGTTCCTCATCTTCCAAATCTTGGTGAATGAAGTTGATGGGGCCATAATCGTACCATCAAGGATATTGACATCCTGAATGAAACGACTGTCTAGCTTATGCCGACTGGCCTTCCCACCACACCTGAAGACTGGTGGCTGTAGTGGAGCATGCACCCGATTATTCTGGAACCAACAGCAGAAAAACAATTCAAGTAGAATACGCTGAATATAATGAAGGTAAAATGGCATCACATAAAGAAGTAGaacctaataaaaaaaattccaggAGCATTAAAAAACATACGAGATCATAAAATCCCCTGAAAGAATGGGGGTGGTGGTGCCGATAGGATATAGGACGATCCATTCTGATGTAATCACTTTCATTACCCATTTGGGCAAAGCAGATACTGCAAAGATCATAATCATCTTTCCTGCATAAATAGGAAGCATCATAAGAATCATATGCTTTCTTACAGCAAAACCAACCAAACAGATTCATCCTTTCTTACACTTTGGACTTGAAGCGAGGGCCAGTAATTGGATGCACCCCACAGCCATCACATCGAACACCACGATGGAAAATTCCAGAGTCATCAGACAGTCCATGATTCCTTCTAGGCTGGACAACACAAGGAGGAGGCTGTGGAGGAAGAACTGGGCTGTTACCCAAAGGTACTCCTGAGAATGGACACTCATTCATTGGAATTGCATTTGAGCCTAAAGAGCTACCAAAACCTGTCTGCAACACATTCTTGGCCCCACCAATAGTGTCTCTAAGGTGAGAACTCAGATTAGACCACACTGCATTGGGAGGGTAACTTTGGAAAGCAAGTGCACCAAGAGGCTTCATTGCCATTAACTCATTAGGATCGCCAGAGGCCTCCTTGTTATCACCAGTAACTGTATTTGAAGTGGGTGGAACACTTGTTGATGAAAACGGCACAAACTTGCCAAATAAAGGTAGCTCATCAGACTGACGATCAACCTCCTCCTTACCCGCATCAATCTCAGTTGCATGAGGTGGCTTATGATTAGCCGATTCAAGAGCAGCCTTAAGAACCTCCAATCCAGGAAGTTCTCTAGCT encodes:
- the LOC113742243 gene encoding pentatricopeptide repeat-containing protein At1g08070, chloroplastic-like; this translates as MGFTLSDFPARTITTKTTTILQVPDNPKTLILEKCKTTRDLNQVHAHLIKTRLLHNPNVANPLLESAALLLPNPSINYALNIFNDLEKPDSAAYNAMIRGLTLKQSSNEAILFFRQMIEHLVKPDKFSFSSVLKACSRLKALMEGQQIHAQIFKCQWSCKHEELVNNALVYMYASCGEMVLARRVFDGMSERSTITWNSMFSGYVKSGFWEEVTRLFREMLDMEVQFDGVTLISVLTACRKLGDLELGQWIDDYVEVNGLMGNANLVTSLFDMYAKCGCVDAARRLFDRMPRKDVVAWSAMIAGYSQANRGKDALSLFHEMQKANVEPNEVTMVTVLSSCALLGALETGKWVHSYIKKKKWKLTVTLGTALVDFYAKCGCVDSAVEVFQEMPSTNVLSWTALIQGLASNGQGIRALEYYSLMQQQNIAPNDVTFIGVLCACSHAGLVDQGWAFFTSMTRDFGFEPRIEHCGCMVDILGRAGRIEEAYNFIKSMTTKPNAVVWRTLLASCRFHKNVEIAEESLKQVVRLEPAHAGDYILLSNVYASVGRLEDALRVRSQMKEIGVKKSPGCSLIELDGVIHEFLAEDSLHPDLEDIYTAIDHIMKRIKLAGYVPNTAEGRLDAEEDGKEASISHHSEKLAIAFGLLKTTPGATIRISKNLRICTDCHNAAKLISTVFDRVLVIRDRNRFHHFAGGTCSCNDFW
- the LOC113742754 gene encoding protein JOKA2 isoform X1 codes for the protein MESTKVIKVKHGETLRRFSCRILNGELDLDFNGLREKIIGLFKFTPDAELTLTYVDEDGDIVTLGDNEDLCDVVRQSLNPLRVTVKLSTESSGMSSARTSGSSTPLRSPQMQQPLQNLSSNSLLKSVPVPIRRIIVKICNDLASTGTPSAQTLTDLVRTFSEMGLPYLNQLSDLAAANVSKQDGASGCTTNVPASSQEADVSAASGPENPSARNKEVYPSIESKGPANGKENAINGSGGVKALARELPGLEVLKAALESANHKPPHATEIDAGKEEVDRQSDELPLFGKFVPFSSTSVPPTSNTVTGDNKEASGDPNELMAMKPLGALAFQSYPPNAVWSNLSSHLRDTIGGAKNVLQTGFGSSLGSNAIPMNECPFSGVPLGNSPVLPPQPPPCVVQPRRNHGLSDDSGIFHRGVRCDGCGVHPITGPRFKSKVKDDYDLCSICFAQMGNESDYIRMDRPISYRHHHPHSFRGFYDLNNRVHAPLQPPVFRCGGKASRHKLDSRFIQDVNILDGTIMAPSTSFTKIWKMRNNGSVVWPQGTQLVWIGGDRLSDIFSVDTEIASAGLPVEQELDIAVDFVAPDRPGRYISYWRMASPSGQKFGQRVWVLIHVNASSKELQQEGFRGFNLNLPPINSGISGPEIINVNPEPLVVDSLPQVNNSSGGMHLVEPVVDASPEKEQEVNFPINDSLLVGGAASSPVSAVPASLGSYPIVDLSEVAPPDLTPLPAIIGETSAQDVKENAAKADESFIKYVKRSDVEEALLKELEDMGFKQVDLNKEILRLNGYNLEKSVDDLCGVSGWDPILEELREMGFCDKATNQKLLQKNNGSIKRVVMDLIAGEK
- the LOC113742754 gene encoding protein JOKA2 isoform X3 produces the protein MESTKVIKVKHGETLRRFSCRILNGELDLDFNGLREKIIGLFKFTPDAELTLTYVDEDGDIVTLGDNEDLCDVVRQSLNPLRVTVKLSTESSGMSSARTSGSSTPLRSPQMQQPLQNLSSNSLLKSVPVPIRRIIVKICNDLASTGTPSAQTLTDLVRTFSEMGLPYLNQLSDLAAANVSKQDGASGCTTNVPASSQEADVSAASGPENPSARNKEVYPSIESKGPANGKENAINGSGGVKALARELPGLEVLKAALESANHKPPHATEIDAGKEEVDRQSDELPLFGKFVPFSSTSVPPTSNTVTGDNKEASGDPNELMAMKPLGALAFQSYPPNAVWSNLSSHLRDTIGGAKNVLQTGFGSSLGSNAIPMNECPFSGVPLGNSPVLPPQPPPCVVQPRRNHGLSDDSGIFHRGVRCDGCGVHPITGPRFKSKVKDDYDLCSICFAQMGNESDYIRMDRPISYRHHHPHSFRGFYDLNNRVHAPLQPPVFRCGGKASRHKLDSRFIQDVNILDGTIMAPSTSFTKIWKMRNNGSVVWPQGTQLVWIGGDRLSDIFSVDTEIASAGLPVEQELDIAVDFVAPDRPGRYISYWRMASPSGQKFGQRVWVLIHVNASSKELQQEGFRGFNLNLPPINSGISGPEIINVNPEPLVVDSLPQVNNSSGGMHLVEPVVDASPEKEQEVNFPINDSLLVGGAASSPVSAVPASLGSYPIVDLSEVAPPDLTPLPAIIGETSAQDVKENAAKADESFIKYVKRSDVEEALLKELEDMGFKQVDLNKEILRLNGYNLEKSVDDLCGVSGFL
- the LOC113742754 gene encoding protein JOKA2 isoform X2, whose protein sequence is MESTKVIKVKHGETLRRFSCRILNGELDLDFNGLREKIIGLFKFTPDAELTLTYVDEDGDIVTLGDNEDLCDVVRQSLNPLRVTVKLSTESSGMSSARTSGSSTPLRSPQMQQPLQNLSSNSLLKSVPVPIRRIIVKICNDLASTGTPSAQTLTDLVRTFSEMGLPYLNQLSDLAAANVSKQDGASGCTTNVPASSQEADVSAASGPENPSARNKEVYPSIESKGPANGKENAINGSGGVKALARELPGLEVLKAALESANHKPPHATEIDAGKEEVDRQSDELPLFGKFVPFSSTSVPPTSNTVTGDNKEASGDPNELMAMKPLGALAFQSYPPNAVWSNLSSHLRDTIGGAKNVLQTGFGSSLGSNAIPMNECPFSGVPLGNSPVLPPQPPPCVVQPRRNHGLSDDSGIFHRGVRCDGCGVHPITGPRFKSKVKDDYDLCSICFAQMGNESDYIRMDRPISYRHHHPHSFRGFYDLNNRVHAPLQPPVFRCGGKASRHKLDSRFIQDVNILDGTIMAPSTSFTKIWKMRNNGSVVWPQGTQLVWIGGDRLSDIFSVDTEIASAGLPVEQELDIAVDFVAPDRPGRYISYWRMASPSGQKFGQRVWVLIHVNASSKELQQEGFRGFNLNLPPINSGISGPEIINVNPEPLVVDSLPQVNNSSGGMHLVEPVVDASPEKEQEVNFPINDSLLVGGAASSPVSAVPASLGSYPIVDLSEVAPPDLTPLPAIIGETSAQDVKENAAKADESFIKYVKRSDVEEALLKELEDMGFKQVDLNKEILRLNGYNLEKSVDDLCGVSGWDPILEELREMVISTWEG